One part of the Moraxella sp. FZFQ2102 genome encodes these proteins:
- a CDS encoding EH signature domain-containing protein yields MKIKFQLPDFSQFPSAELDASLTKSSEIFRNIGMGKEAGQEYEAIKQRLILFAIYQETEFRIDKPADAYRVFSVLIQESAPDDVLDMLLQENGFYHLLQSIIPNINESNWELICKKLLTLYYSRYYDLNQLPSESREVFDNLLQDLMDEYDGKNRMVLQAIPRVKPILQSAKYILKSYPKGTELRDIYDDLFLLSHFEIWEALQIAYFIERAKTWHANQYDESVKLILKEVLIHKDKSIGGPRSLLEEVAYIMLSKCHVIGRISDEWLEWLREHIGDPRLSRNENAWLRIDASLYRWVRGLLSQQDVKEFLTIMTDGNNDEIYQYRQQFWMQYVNRVQFSKVMLGQDAQAEVRKTRPELFKRMKNNREIYSDLNEKKRSCIYMDFGDFCVIEGTHNAMVRFYRESPINLTRESYEYQDFYSTKKADNAIIREEPHHRSHRYHWQNKLRNYLSNEFRLHVSLDKIFLPDLSAGARERIKQDLYLSGQSID; encoded by the coding sequence ATGAAAATTAAATTTCAGCTACCTGACTTCAGTCAATTCCCAAGTGCCGAACTGGATGCATCACTAACCAAATCCAGTGAAATATTTCGCAACATTGGAATGGGCAAAGAAGCTGGGCAAGAGTACGAAGCCATCAAACAACGCTTGATTTTATTCGCAATATATCAAGAAACTGAGTTTCGAATCGATAAACCTGCCGATGCGTATCGCGTGTTTTCTGTCCTGATTCAAGAATCCGCACCTGATGATGTGCTTGATATGCTTCTTCAAGAGAATGGCTTTTATCATCTACTCCAGAGCATTATCCCAAACATTAACGAATCAAACTGGGAGTTAATTTGCAAGAAGCTATTAACACTGTATTATAGTAGATATTATGATTTGAATCAGTTGCCTTCAGAAAGTCGAGAGGTATTTGATAACCTATTGCAGGATCTGATGGATGAGTATGATGGCAAAAATCGCATGGTACTACAAGCCATACCAAGAGTTAAACCTATTTTACAAAGCGCAAAATACATACTTAAAAGCTATCCCAAAGGAACTGAACTTCGGGACATATACGATGATTTGTTTTTGTTGTCTCATTTTGAGATATGGGAAGCGCTACAAATTGCTTACTTTATTGAGCGCGCAAAGACATGGCATGCAAATCAGTATGATGAATCTGTTAAATTAATATTAAAAGAAGTTTTAATTCATAAGGATAAAAGTATCGGTGGGCCACGCTCACTACTCGAAGAGGTGGCATATATTATGCTATCAAAATGTCATGTCATCGGCAGAATTAGTGACGAATGGCTTGAGTGGTTGCGAGAACATATTGGTGATCCGCGCCTGTCCAGAAATGAAAACGCATGGCTTCGTATCGATGCTTCCCTATATCGTTGGGTGCGTGGATTATTATCACAACAGGATGTTAAAGAATTCTTAACCATCATGACAGATGGCAATAATGATGAAATTTATCAATATCGTCAGCAATTTTGGATGCAATATGTCAATCGTGTGCAGTTTTCGAAGGTAATGCTTGGTCAGGATGCTCAGGCTGAAGTGAGAAAAACCCGGCCAGAACTGTTTAAGCGCATGAAAAACAACCGAGAGATTTACAGTGATCTTAATGAAAAGAAGAGATCATGCATCTATATGGACTTTGGGGATTTTTGTGTTATTGAAGGCACGCACAATGCTATGGTTCGATTCTATAGGGAGTCACCCATTAATCTCACCAGGGAATCATATGAATACCAGGATTTCTATAGCACAAAGAAAGCTGACAACGCTATAATCCGTGAGGAGCCTCATCATCGTTCGCATAGATACCATTGGCAAAATAAGCTTAGAAACTATCTTTCTAATGAATTTAGGCTACATGTATCGCTTGACAAAATTTTCTTGCCAGATCTGAGTGCAGGAGCAAGAGAGCGAATTAAACAAGATTTATACTTAAGTGGCCAATCAATTGATTAA